One window of the Pseudofrankia sp. DC12 genome contains the following:
- a CDS encoding phospholipase domain-containing protein — protein sequence MTLSNKGSVGVSHLVYPNRVLPFAATPYTLAAGGQATHTWPGGTTPDRTYDLSVYGPDRFLRRFAGDATGTSPVVSAALVLGRTLGLKLTLGNPSRGPVTFTLAANDFVTKTQTVTVGAGASSSVTWPVDQWGYYDLVVSALGGFRYRFACRVG from the coding sequence GTGACGCTGTCCAACAAGGGCTCCGTCGGGGTGAGCCACCTCGTCTACCCGAACAGGGTGCTGCCGTTCGCCGCGACGCCGTACACCCTGGCCGCGGGCGGGCAGGCGACGCACACCTGGCCCGGCGGGACGACGCCGGACCGGACCTACGACCTCAGCGTCTACGGCCCGGACCGGTTCCTGCGCCGGTTCGCCGGCGACGCGACCGGGACCTCGCCGGTGGTGAGCGCCGCCCTGGTGCTCGGCAGGACCCTCGGGCTGAAGCTGACGCTCGGCAACCCGTCGCGGGGGCCGGTCACGTTCACCCTGGCCGCCAACGACTTCGTGACGAAGACGCAGACGGTCACGGTCGGCGCCGGCGCCTCGTCGTCGGTCACCTGGCCGGTCGACCAGTGGGGCTACTACGACCTCGTCGTCTCCGCGCTGGGCGGCTTCCGCTACCGGTTCGCCTGCCGCGTCG
- a CDS encoding alkaline phosphatase family protein, whose translation MSQRKSDRHGPEATGDSASGCPGSPGEAPARRGVSRRHILIAGAATAVAGGVGGVAGGVGASLASGGSTPASATSDTALTGTIEDVKHVVILMRENRSFDHYLGTLPGVRGFGDKRVLEYPGGGDVFHQPDPARPDGGVLLPFRMDSSPYNA comes from the coding sequence ATGAGCCAACGGAAGTCCGACCGCCACGGTCCCGAGGCCACCGGTGACTCCGCCTCAGGCTGCCCCGGCTCCCCCGGCGAGGCGCCGGCCCGCCGTGGTGTCTCCCGTCGCCACATCCTGATCGCGGGGGCCGCCACCGCGGTCGCCGGGGGCGTCGGGGGCGTCGCCGGGGGCGTCGGCGCGAGCCTCGCGAGCGGCGGCTCGACGCCCGCGAGCGCGACGAGCGACACGGCCCTCACGGGGACGATCGAGGACGTCAAGCACGTGGTGATCCTCATGCGGGAGAACCGCTCGTTCGACCACTACCTCGGCACGCTGCCCGGCGTGCGCGGCTTCGGGGACAAGCGGGTTCTCGAGTACCCCGGTGGCGGCGACGTCTTCCACCAGCCGGACCCGGCCAGGCCCGACGGCGGCGTCCTGCTGCCGTTCCGGATGGACAGCTCGCCGTACAACGCGTAG
- a CDS encoding sulfotransferase — translation MEDVDGLLAVASAETGLTEFGEGTFHEGLDLLVDSLLKEARLSAVGDFALRDIIVRLLKNRLQIEDWYHRYPEIDDEVILRPLIGLGLPRTGSTALAALLGEDPRARSLVQWQAEEPCPPPSTVPAPDPRIARAQAKAVLIRQLSPKLTSMQPSSPTGPFEDHDLMGLDFKSQIFQAFAQIPSYSAWLLDADLTSTYRYEHRVLKLLQWGQERQPWRLKCPTHLIYLGHLDQAFPDARFVMTHRDPTEVLVSVADVYATAAAMFSEEVDPRYLAALNVEQWAVGMRRALEFRDAGNEDRFFDLDFRAMRRDPVGEVRRLYAWLDEPVTPVFETGMRRWWHENAENREETVHPDPAAFGLDLDAVRPLFADYVTRSAEWTAPERSGH, via the coding sequence ATGGAAGACGTCGACGGCCTGCTCGCCGTGGCCAGCGCCGAGACCGGCCTGACCGAGTTCGGGGAGGGCACGTTCCACGAAGGCCTCGACCTGCTGGTCGACTCCCTGCTCAAGGAGGCGAGGCTCAGCGCCGTCGGGGACTTCGCCCTGCGCGACATCATCGTCCGGCTGCTGAAGAACCGTCTCCAGATCGAGGACTGGTACCACCGCTACCCCGAGATCGACGACGAGGTCATCCTCCGCCCGCTGATCGGGCTCGGGCTGCCCCGCACGGGTTCCACCGCACTGGCGGCGCTGCTCGGTGAGGACCCGCGGGCCCGGTCGCTCGTGCAGTGGCAGGCCGAGGAGCCGTGCCCCCCGCCGTCGACGGTGCCCGCCCCGGACCCACGGATCGCCCGCGCGCAGGCCAAGGCGGTGCTGATACGCCAGCTCTCGCCGAAGCTGACCTCGATGCAGCCGTCCTCGCCCACCGGGCCGTTCGAGGACCACGACCTGATGGGCCTCGACTTCAAGTCGCAGATCTTCCAGGCCTTCGCGCAGATCCCGTCGTACTCGGCGTGGCTGCTCGACGCCGACCTGACCTCCACCTACCGCTACGAGCACCGGGTACTCAAGCTGCTGCAGTGGGGCCAGGAACGCCAGCCGTGGCGGCTGAAGTGCCCGACCCACCTGATCTACCTCGGCCACCTCGACCAGGCGTTCCCGGACGCGCGCTTCGTGATGACGCACCGGGACCCGACCGAGGTCCTCGTCTCCGTCGCCGACGTGTACGCCACCGCCGCCGCGATGTTCAGCGAGGAGGTCGACCCGCGCTACCTCGCGGCCCTCAACGTCGAGCAGTGGGCCGTCGGCATGCGGCGCGCACTGGAGTTCCGCGACGCGGGCAACGAGGACCGTTTCTTCGACCTGGACTTCCGCGCGATGCGCCGCGACCCGGTCGGTGAGGTCCGCCGCCTCTATGCCTGGCTCGACGAGCCCGTCACCCCGGTGTTCGAGACCGGCATGCGGCGCTGGTGGCACGAGAACGCTGAGAACCGGGAGGAGACCGTCCATCCGGACCCGGCCGCCTTCGGCCTGGATCTGGACGCCGTCCGGCCGCTGTTCGCCGACTACGTGACGCGGTCGGCGGAATGGACCGCGCCGGAGCGGTCAGGCCACTGA
- a CDS encoding cysteine dioxygenase family protein codes for MPLVHPALLGLTPAHPIRSGQFGEDLPAQAPGGAAETCAGTATGAAGLAGLLAGGTLAADVLRDEGEPLDTATLVELAGRLAAAERLWRPVVRHDPDKRWYTRLLLTGVVEVWLIGWFPGQHTAVHDHGGALGALAVADGAVEEDIHAPHGGSWEPRGTRRYDKGRVVAFGADHVHRVINRTQAAATTVHAYSPPEVPLRYASPDGSVAVPAASQLTARVAPFARQRAATVAAAR; via the coding sequence GTGCCTCTCGTCCACCCCGCGCTGCTGGGCCTCACCCCGGCCCATCCCATCCGCTCCGGCCAGTTCGGCGAGGATCTTCCGGCCCAGGCGCCAGGCGGCGCGGCCGAGACATGCGCGGGGACGGCGACGGGGGCCGCCGGGCTGGCCGGGCTGCTCGCGGGTGGGACACTCGCGGCCGACGTGCTGCGCGACGAGGGCGAGCCGCTCGACACCGCGACCCTGGTCGAGCTGGCGGGACGGCTCGCCGCGGCCGAGCGGCTGTGGCGACCGGTCGTGCGCCACGACCCCGACAAGCGGTGGTACACCAGGCTGCTGCTGACCGGCGTCGTCGAGGTGTGGCTGATCGGCTGGTTCCCCGGCCAGCACACCGCGGTGCACGACCACGGCGGCGCGCTCGGCGCGCTCGCGGTCGCCGACGGCGCCGTGGAGGAGGACATCCACGCCCCGCACGGGGGATCCTGGGAGCCGCGTGGCACCCGCCGGTACGACAAGGGCCGGGTCGTCGCGTTCGGCGCCGACCACGTCCACCGGGTCATCAACCGGACCCAGGCCGCCGCCACGACCGTGCATGCCTACTCGCCACCGGAGGTCCCGTTGCGCTACGCCTCCCCGGACGGCTCCGTCGCCGTCCCGGCCGCCTCCCAGCTGACCGCGCGGGTCGCGCCCTTCGCCCGGCAGCGCGCCGCGACGGTGGCGGCCGCCCGGTGA
- a CDS encoding rhodanese-like domain-containing protein has protein sequence MLARARARLSRVGPVEAATEIADGALLVDIRPAAQRAAEGEVPGALVIERNVLEWRLDPTSDARLPVATGDDLRVLILCSEGYTSSLAAAALQELGLHRATDIVGGYHAWAAAGLPTTS, from the coding sequence ATGCTGGCCAGGGCCCGCGCCCGGCTGAGCCGGGTCGGTCCCGTGGAGGCGGCGACGGAGATCGCCGACGGCGCGCTGCTGGTGGACATCCGCCCCGCCGCGCAGCGGGCCGCCGAGGGCGAGGTTCCCGGGGCTCTCGTCATCGAGCGCAACGTGCTCGAATGGCGGCTCGACCCGACCAGCGACGCGCGCCTGCCGGTCGCGACCGGCGACGACCTGCGGGTGCTGATCCTGTGCTCGGAGGGCTACACGTCGAGTCTCGCCGCCGCCGCGCTGCAGGAGCTCGGGCTGCACCGCGCCACCGACATCGTCGGCGGCTACCACGCCTGGGCGGCCGCCGGCCTGCCGACGACCTCCTGA
- a CDS encoding NUDIX domain-containing protein, with protein MTERPTISRVTSPATVVPAASAALLRDRPAGLEVLLLRRSATASFAPGAWVFPGGRVDAGDLDGPVDAGLDASAELAAARRAAVRETAEEAGLTIAGAQLMPLACWCPPAAAARRFLTWILLGPAPDQDVVVDGGEITDHRWMRPADALAARDQGEVELLPPTWVMLWTLALHPGVASALAAARDAAPELFETQIGRTPGGLVAIWHGDAQYGDPAADARDDARHRLWMLDTGWRYERST; from the coding sequence GTGACCGAGCGCCCTACGATCAGCCGGGTGACCTCACCCGCCACCGTCGTGCCCGCCGCCAGCGCCGCCCTGCTGCGTGACCGTCCCGCCGGGCTGGAGGTGCTGCTGCTGCGGCGCAGCGCCACGGCGTCCTTCGCGCCCGGCGCGTGGGTCTTCCCGGGCGGCCGGGTCGACGCCGGCGACCTCGACGGGCCCGTCGACGCCGGTCTCGACGCGTCGGCGGAGCTGGCCGCCGCCCGCCGGGCCGCCGTGCGCGAGACGGCCGAGGAGGCGGGGCTGACGATCGCCGGCGCCCAGCTGATGCCGCTGGCGTGCTGGTGCCCGCCCGCGGCGGCCGCGCGCCGGTTCCTGACGTGGATCCTGCTGGGCCCGGCGCCTGACCAGGACGTCGTCGTGGACGGCGGCGAGATCACCGACCACCGCTGGATGCGCCCGGCCGACGCCCTGGCGGCTCGCGACCAGGGCGAGGTCGAGCTGCTCCCGCCGACCTGGGTGATGTTGTGGACGCTCGCGCTGCACCCAGGCGTCGCCTCCGCCCTCGCCGCGGCGCGGGACGCGGCGCCCGAGCTGTTCGAGACCCAGATCGGCCGGACGCCGGGCGGGCTGGTCGCCATCTGGCACGGCGACGCGCAGTACGGCGACCCGGCGGCGGACGCCCGCGACGACGCCCGCCACCGGCTGTGGATGCTGGACACCGGCTGGCGGTACGAGCGCTCCACCTGA
- a CDS encoding SRPBCC family protein: MNVDTTATSVSHTVDVAAPVEHVFDVFTARMDSWWDPTHHLLAGTVDMMVEPFVGGTITDVAADGSRCTWGRVLAFQPPGRGDGEPGAGHFAFSWDISLRWEIETDHARCSEVHVSFAPTSRASTRVVLEHRHLDRHGDGWESMRAAVGGPNGWDLGLTRLAEVCAAG, from the coding sequence ATGAACGTTGACACCACCGCCACGTCGGTCAGCCACACCGTCGACGTCGCCGCGCCGGTCGAGCATGTCTTCGACGTGTTCACCGCGCGGATGGACAGCTGGTGGGACCCGACCCACCACCTGCTGGCCGGCACCGTCGACATGATGGTCGAGCCGTTCGTCGGCGGCACCATCACCGACGTGGCGGCCGACGGTTCCCGCTGCACCTGGGGCCGGGTCCTCGCGTTCCAGCCGCCCGGGCGCGGTGACGGCGAGCCGGGCGCGGGGCACTTCGCGTTCAGCTGGGACATCAGCCTGCGCTGGGAGATCGAGACCGACCACGCCCGGTGCAGCGAGGTGCACGTCAGCTTCGCGCCGACCTCGCGGGCGTCGACCCGCGTCGTCCTGGAGCATCGCCATCTGGACCGCCACGGCGACGGCTGGGAGTCGATGCGCGCCGCGGTGGGCGGGCCGAACGGCTGGGACCTCGGCCTGACCCGGCTCGCCGAGGTCTGCGCGGCGGGCTGA
- a CDS encoding metalloregulator ArsR/SmtB family transcription factor — MATYQSAFAALADPTRRAVFERLADRPSSVGDLARELPVSRPAVSQHLKVLKDAGLVIDQAAGTRRIYRTSPDGVAMLRDYLDRFWRRSLDTFKSVAEESFHER; from the coding sequence GTGGCGACTTACCAATCAGCGTTCGCGGCGCTCGCGGACCCGACCAGGCGCGCGGTGTTCGAGCGGCTCGCGGACCGCCCGAGCTCGGTCGGGGACCTGGCCCGGGAGCTGCCGGTGAGCCGTCCCGCGGTCTCCCAGCACCTCAAGGTACTCAAGGACGCCGGCCTGGTCATCGACCAGGCGGCCGGGACCCGGCGCATCTACCGCACCAGCCCCGACGGGGTGGCGATGCTGCGGGACTACCTCGACCGGTTCTGGCGTCGGTCGCTCGACACGTTCAAGTCCGTAGCCGAGGAGTCGTTCCATGAACGTTGA
- a CDS encoding DUF1330 domain-containing protein, with amino-acid sequence MSAYWISLYKEIVDEDKLAAYAALAGPALRAAGGTFLARALPELTYEAGEKTRTVLISFDSVEAAQAAHDSAAYQAALAALDGGAVRDLRIVPGL; translated from the coding sequence ATGTCTGCCTACTGGATCAGCCTCTACAAGGAGATCGTCGACGAGGACAAGCTCGCGGCGTACGCCGCGCTGGCCGGCCCGGCCCTGCGTGCCGCCGGCGGAACCTTCCTCGCCCGTGCCCTTCCCGAGCTGACCTACGAAGCCGGGGAGAAGACCCGCACCGTGCTCATCAGCTTCGATTCGGTCGAGGCCGCCCAGGCCGCGCATGACAGCGCCGCCTACCAGGCGGCCCTCGCCGCTCTCGACGGCGGCGCGGTCCGCGACCTGCGCATCGTGCCCGGCCTGTAA